A stretch of Chionomys nivalis chromosome 2, mChiNiv1.1, whole genome shotgun sequence DNA encodes these proteins:
- the Fxyd3 gene encoding FXYD domain-containing ion transport regulator 3: MQEVVLSLLVLLAGLPALDANDPEDKNSPFYYDWYRLRVGGLICAGILCAMGIIVLMSGKCKCKFRQKPSHRPGDGPPLITPGSAHNC, encoded by the exons ATGCAAGAGGTCGTTCTGAGCCTGCTGGTCCTCCTAGCAG GCCTTCCTGCTCTAGATGCCAATGACCCTGAGG ATAAAAATAGTCCTTTCTACTACG atTGGTATCGACTCAGAGTCGGCGGGCTCATCTGTGCAGGGATTCTCTGTGCTATGGGCATCATCGtccttatga GTGGAAAGTGCAAGTGCAAGTTCAGACAGAAGCCCAG TCACCGCCCAGGGGATGGGCCGCCTCTCATCACACCAG GCTCTGCTCACAACTGCTGA